From Chrysemys picta bellii isolate R12L10 chromosome 1, ASM1138683v2, whole genome shotgun sequence:
agaacatccacaaggcgccggagcgtgtccgtttgctccctcagtagtccaagcagcgtttgagtcgcctgctggtcttcctgccgccacctctcctcccgatccatgttggcttggtgcattcgggtcaagttctcccgccactgggtctgctgtgctgcctgggcttgggaagaggccataagctcagagaacatgtcctcccgtgtcctcttcttcctacgcctaatccgcgctagcctctgggagtgtgattccaggctaggttgtgagacagtcgcagacggggctgtggaaatgggaaaaagggagtgaattcctctgaaagataaatgtagttgtgaacaaagaacatagtctttctctgtgaacaagaccatgcacagcacctttcacatgcgcactcagcacaaggtcgaattctcggccttcgcattctgtgcctggggtcttgaacagcacatttgagaagcgaggcagcacaacggaatttctgttgcaggcagacatggtaagccgtacacttgtggcagtttaaaacttttatattaccactggcctcatttcacatttaaatcaatgtcagtccctgctgccagcaatccggcaagcgggaactctgcccctgtcccaccccctcgcggctgtccccgggaatgatccctttcggctgcccctctcccgcctccaccgcgtggctgcaaaccagcggtgacagttctgtaaaggaacgggaaagcagtcccaacactaacattcccctacctaattaaaagcaggtcaccatggccgacatcaccctgatgaggatctccgagagcgacaaagagagaatgctccgggaaagcctccaaagaccagggccgtatgccgccctgctgtgcagagcaatgatccccgagtacctgataatctcgtggcgcggcaacgtgtcgtacttcggaggacccaataaggccgctctccccaagaacctcatgcaacggctttcaagttacctccaggagagcttcatcgagatgtcccaggaggattactgctctatccccgcacatatagaccgcattttactgtagctgcagtagcagggaatacacagtagagcggcttgtgcaggacaatcactgaaaaccggacattgctagatttcttttcaaaacttgcactgccccttactaaaccgttaagcgcctagggcacactaatcatgaacaacccattcttttaattgttaatattcctgttttgttaaaaataaatgtttagatgtttacaacacttactggctgatccttcaccagattctgtgtccggggtaatggctggggacgcttcgtaggggatctctgtaagggtgatgaagagatcctggctgtcggggaaatcagcgttgtgagagctgccaactgcctcgccctcctcatctccttcctcatcttccccgtcccctaacatgtctgaggaaccggccgtggacagtatcccatcctcagagtccacggtcactggtggggtagtggtggcggcagcaccgaggatggaatgcagtgcctcgtagaaacgggatgtctggggatgggatccggagcgtccgtttgcctctttggtcttctggtagccttgtctcagctccttgattttcacgcggcactgcgttgcatcccggctgtatcctctctctgccatgtctttagagatcttctcgtagatctttgcattccttcttttggatcgcagctcggaaagcacggactcatcgccccacacagcgatgagatccaagacttcacgatcagtccatgctggggctctctttctattcccagactgcacggccatcactgctggagagctctgcatcgttgccagtgctgctgtgctcgccacgatgtccagacaggaaatgagattcaaactggccagacaggaaaaggaattcaaattcaaattttcccggggcttttcctgtgtggctggtcagagcatccgagctcgcactgctgtccagagcgtcaacagagtggtgcactgtgggatagctcccggagctattagcgtcgatttccatccacacctagcctaattcgacatggccatgtcgaatttagcgctactcccctcgtcggggaggagtacagaagtcgaattaaagagacctctatgtcgaactaaatagcatcgcagtgtggacgggtgcagggttaattcgatttaacggcgctaacttcgacataaacgcctagtgtagaccaggcctaagagactaTGAGactataagggggggggggatagctcagtggtttgagcactggcccgctaaacccagggttgtgagttcaatccttgagggggccacttagggatctggggcaaaatcagtacttggtcctgctagtgaaggcagggggctggacttgatgacctttcagggtcccttccagttcaatgagataggtatatctccatatattatatatcCAAAGCACATAGGGGTGAGTGTTTTTCTGCCCCTCCTGCATCCTTCAGGGTTCAATCATAAGACTGTTCTGCTCTGCAGATTCAGCTACCCAGTTTCCCCTCTGAACCTGAGACACAAACTGTTCACTTAAAGAATCATCAAGGAGACATTCATGTTCCAGCAACATATTCTCCCCAATATGCTGGCCAAGCACAgtcacttggttatagggctgttCAAACTCCCTAACAATTTTCACTCCATCTGGAACCTTCTCTAAGCTAGCCATGCTGGATCTTTCTAAAGCAAGGTCAGTGGATCCATACACATGGTACTTGCCTTCCCTCTGCAGCTTTTCTCACTGGCAACATGCAGGTTACCACACAGAAGCTTAGGGACCATCATTCCCTCCTTGTTCCAAGTTTCTACAACGGTAGTGGGTAACACAGTTAAGTCACCTTCATGCTTCCCTTGTGCTCTGGTCACATCAACCTGATTAAACAGAGCTGTCATATCTTTACCCAGCAACGCACTAGCAACAGGCAAGATAGAAGTACCAGAATTGCCCGGTCCCTGGAACCTAGTTATGACATTAATCAGATGCAACTTAGTGATAATGTCATTTTCCCTAACAGAAACAAGTTTAGGAACACTCCTCCCTGGGTTTCAGCTAAGTCCAGAACAAACTCTGGGACAACTGACAAATGCTCAACCAGCATAAACTGAGAGGctccttctgtctgctccaaAAACAAAGGACTGGAGATACACCCTCCTTCAGCAGGCGCACTATTTGCACCAGACAAACAATTGGAGAAACTctccataggcaagtcattgCCCCTAACAGACACAGGTTTAGGAGCACTTCCTTCCTGGTCACAACTCTCCGCACTGGTAGCACGTAAGGCATAGGGATACTTATGTCCCGCTAACATTGTTTTTCCACACTGCTGACTatacaaagccatcagctcacaagtcTGCCTAGGCTCATCTACATTTTCTATGTCAATCTCTCCCTTTAAACCTTCTCTTCAGCCCCCCACACTGAAGTCTTTAAAAGAAAGGTTATCTGAGATTTTTTTGACACTTAGCAACTGGGACATTTCCCACAACAGAAAAACTGCAGCTTTTCACAGACAGTGGCTCATCATACTGAGCCACTTTAAGCAAATTGCTTCTACATTGTTCAAACTTACTGTTATAAGCTTCACTTGTCAACAATCCATCACCCGCAAAAATCTGCCCTTTCCTTCCTCAATTAGGGCTTTAACCTGAACATCAACTTTAATCTGCTCTAGAGAAATATTTTCCTGAGCAATGAGTTCTTTCTGTGCTTCATCcaattccagattcacttctgagatatTATGACAGACATTCAGAAATTTCTTCAACATataaactgcttttctgactagACAAACAGCTATTTTTCACAATCTCAAGACTAGAGATATGCTCTTCCTTGTCATAGCATACCTGGTTAACCACAGACAACTgctttagggctggtccacactaaccccccagttcgaactaagatacgcaacttcagctacgtgaataacgtagctgaagtcgaagtatcttagttcgaactacaaggtacttaccgcgggtccacacgcggcaggcaagctcccccgttgactccgcgtattcctctcgtggagcaggagtaccgatgtcgacggcgagcacttccaggatcgatttattgcatctagacaagatgcgatcaatcgatcttctgggatcgatttcttaccgccgaacccggaggtaagtatagacgtacccttagagtcaTACACCCCTGCTTCACAAATCTCCCTGTTAGTTACAGATAAAGCGGAAGATTCACATTCATACTCTCTCTGGGACCGGGTTATGACATCAACCTGATTAAACATATTTATCATGTCATTATcaaacaacataccaacattgttataaactggacAGATTCTATCCTAATCTTTGCTGTAGAGAGGAGCTGGACTTCCAGGGTGACACAGTTTCTGGTGTTCTTTCACTATTTTGATTTGGAGCTTAAGTCTTGCAAGTGCTGTCTCAGCTTGCAGCATTTCCATTCACCTCCTGTGagattctctgtctctcttttcaaCTTCTTTTTCCAGCTGGACCAAGGCTTGCTTCTCTTGTATTCTCGGCCATTTCTCTCTCATGCCGAAGACGCTGTCTGTCTCTCATGGCGTGTAGTTTTGATTGTGGATCACTCATTGTGACTAACTTCCACCTTTAATGTTTTCCGTATCAAATTTAAACTTTTGAATAGCGTGGGGTCCTGATCCCAAACCCAAATGTTCTGGTTTTGTGGATCCTACCAAAACTATGCCAATGTGACCCATAGGTGCCTAAGATAGCcaacactgaaaatgccaaggtcagggcaggctgcataAAGGAGAGCTAATTcttccaaaactggtggttaacactgaaatTAGACTCAcaaaccagtcacaaactgtgctcctgatcccctcctctctccccactggttatcaggaagcagaaaaaaagaaaagaaatctcacagccccctttattgcactcccattctctggctcccaatcagcacacaggtccagtacagtgaggaGTTATTAAAcaactctgctcactatacaaaatgttcttctgaaccccaaagagccagccacattaccaggtcaatattagtttggatcttaccccaaataccacgctgccagccaatcctttagaatataaaactaaaggtttattagaaaAGAAAACAACATGAAAAGAGCTGTTAAATGGTAAAAGCAGTCAGATACATACACAAAACTCCAGAGTCTATATATtgggttcttagcagtattggtgagtttgctggtttGTAGAGTCCCTCTGCAATACATCCAAAGCTTGGATAGGTCATTGAGTCCTTTGTTCAGggcttcagtttgtagagaagttagtccagaggtgagaagcaggactgaagacagaatggagaagatgcagatgccttttatatcctttgccatgtgccttgtacttcctttgtcccaaacaaaaACTCACAGCACATGGATACTTGCAGTCCCCTGTTCACAGATATGACCCTACCCTACCCTACTCTACATGTCCTGCTGACTCATAGGTATAACCGctgtcttctctcaatgggttcattgtatagCTGATTGCCTTTGATAGGCCATCAAGCATACTGgatagtgctgatgccaatctgtctgggggtatCACCCACAAACAGCAccagtttgaaatacagatatatcaCACACATTTGTAATTCACAATACAAAGACGAGACAAGATTATCATACTCGGCAAATCACAACATTTTCACGAATACCTTCCACAGCGTATCTGGaaagattcattgcaattttataatattggtatcaaTAATATCATGAAGTCTCTCACATTATTTCATACAGTGTCACAATGTGCAGCTAAAACAATCCCACTGTCCTCAGCATGCACCCTAACCTGAAACTTCAGCACTGCAACACTGATTGCTACCACTTAATGAAGCTATGGGACTAGCTATGTTAGCAGGTAGCAGGAGAAGGCCATTACCATAAAGGGAGAGAGCACTGATGAGTCTGGTGGGtgtttgggggagagcccagcccccccccaagaGCTCCTGCACCATGTGATGCCCTAGAAGAGGGGTGAGGAAATGGACCTCTGGAGCCATGTTCTGAGTTGTAACCTTGAATTTTAAATGTTCCCAATTAACATTAAATCATTAAAGCTAAGAACGCAATAGACCAAACTTAGTTTTCAAGTTGGAGCCTCTAGGTTGGTCAGAGACAATTTAGTTTAGTAGAGGGCCTTGGATGACATTTTGAATGATAGAACCAAACCTTATTTAGGAGAACAATGATTAGTTAAGCAAATAGGCAAACAATTACCATTTACACACATACTAAAATTATACTTACATTCATAGATGGAATGGCGTAACAATGGGTGATCAGTCCACTGACAACTGAATGAAGTATAGTTTTAAAATCCTGTAATTTAACAGTATCCTTTCGGTGTTAATTAGAGTTCTCCCACAATTTTGTAAGGCTACTCCTTTTTCTATTAATTAACATTAAACCTACCCATTACCATATTCACATTTCTGCCATCTCTTGACGTTACACATTATTTacattaacatctgcaccaatGTCCTTCCCATGCTGCCAATATAGAtagaattttaataaaatatttcagattttcaaaaacactcacTAAAACCCTGCTAAAACCAGTTAtaaccaaaaccaaaccttgGGTCATGTCCTTGCTGATTTCAATTTTCTCATCTTAAAGTCTCCAACTCATCTCTAACCTTCGCTCACACTAACAAACTCAATTTCCCATGCTCCTCTATACTTAGCCTAACTTAGGCAAAAGCCTAATTTTGACTTATTTCTTAACCTAATACATTTTATAGGCTACAGGTCTAGGAGGTGAATGTGGGGAGCCTGGTCctgctttctttctcttccttcccacaTCCTGAGCCCTAGGACTTATCGGAGCTTTGGCCCCATATGATGTCCCTAGATAGAGGTGGTGGGAATGGATTGCTGGGACCAagtgctggaagtaggggtggTGGTGGAAAGCAGCCAGACTTTCTTCCCCgatttccttcctcctccctctctgctctggcagctcccaggtGTCTCGATACAGTGTAATGTTGCTGCTGCTTTGCTGGTGGCATCAGTTCGCCTTAGAATGTTTGTGTTTAGTTATTTTGGTAGACGGTCAACTTTTTTCATGAGAGAGGAGGGAAATGGTGATTTGTAACAGTTGAGCAAAAGCTGAACAGAATTTCATGAGACAAAGAGTAGGCACTTTGCTACCCGGAAGGGATTCCCCCTGCTGAATATCAAAACTCTGCTGCAAGTGATGAAGGTgtgaagaaagaacaggagtacttgtggcaccttagagactaacaaatttattagagcataagctttcgtgcatccgaagaagtgggctgtagtccacgaaagcttatgctctaataaatttgttagtctctaaggtgccacaagtactcctgttctttttgcggatacagactaacacggctgctactctgaaggtGTGAAggtttctcaaagaaaaggttgcaGGAATCTTTTAGAATGACAGGGTAGGCAACCTAAATATATTGGTTGATACCAGCTCCCTCTGTAACTCTATTCTAATAGTTAGCAAATAAACATGGTCCTTAAGTATTTGATATAGATATTCCCACATTTTGCCACTGCACTAGAACCTGGCAAGTGAAACTAGCTcgtctattttcattgtccaacccccccccccaaatacaggCAGCACAGATAGTGAAAAGTAAGGGTCTAATCTCTTATATTGTCTTCTGTGGAGacacaacagctgaggatctggcccataatttgtAACTTCACAATGTCCCTTTAATTGTTGTATGCAATGAGTCCAGAAGAAGCGCCGTGTGTGGCTTTAAAGCttgtttctcaccaacagaagttggtccaatataagtGTGACCATTGTCGCTTGGAGAGGCCAGACTGAGGttgctcaatcagggcaaactgcaaagaatggggcagctgATCCCCAAAACTGGTCGTTATTCTagtaattagattcaccaagtcaGCAACAAAAAAGCTTCTAAAATACCTTTCTGGTTACCCTGAAGCCAAATACACAGGCctcttaaagcaacccagccctgggctcccacccagaAAGCCAAGTCAACTTTGATgcggattactgaaaatcttgttcatcatacataaagttctaccaatcccaagggatcggacacattacccaactgatcaatg
This genomic window contains:
- the LOC135976714 gene encoding uncharacterized protein LOC135976714: MQSSPAVMAVQSGNRKRAPAWTDREVLDLIAVWGDESVLSELRSKRRNAKIYEKISKDMAERGYSRDATQCRVKIKELRQGYQKTKEANGRSGSHPQTSRFYEALHSILGAAATTTPPVTVDSEDGILSTAGSSDMLGDGEDEEGDEEGEAVGSSHNADFPDSQDLFITLTEIPYEASPAITPDTESGEGSATPSATVSQPSLESHSQRLARIRRRKKRTREDMFSELMASSQAQAAQQTQWRENLTRMHQANMDREERWRQEDQQATQTLLGLLREQTDTLRRLVDVLQERRQEDRAPLQSISNRPPPPPSPIPTSPKVQRRRGGRVPANSHSTPAESSSSRRLSFPKI